The genomic stretch TCATGAGTTTAAGTCAAAATCCTTTCAGCAATTTGAAGTTGCTAGCCAAGGCGATCGCTCGAATATTTGTCCGAATATTTATAGATCTCCCAAATATGTTCACTCACAAATATCAACAGGAGAATAAATGGAAAAAATGGGGACGTAAATTTGTCTCTTTCTTCTTAGTGGGTACGTTAATTAGCTTCACTATGGCAGCTTGCACAGGCATAAAATCTAATGCAAACAGTCAAAAGGATGTTGAACTAACCCTAGTTTCCTTTGCTGTCACTAAGCAAGCCCACGCAGCTATTATTCCCAAATTTGTGGAAAAGTGGCAAAAAGAACATAATCAAAAGGTTGTATTTAATCAAAGCTATGGTGGTTCAGGTTCACAAACCCGTGCCGTCATCGACGGTCTAGAAGCTGATATCGTTCATCTTGCCCTTGCCGCAGACACCGCAAAAATTGAAAAAGCAGGACTAATCGATAAAGGTTGGGAACAAGAATTTCCCAATGAGTCAATTGTTTCTAAATCTGTTGCAGCACTAGTAACCCGTGAAGGCAATCCCAAAGGTATTAAGGATTGGGCAGACTTAGGAAAAGATGGTGTTAGCCTGATTACTGCTGATCCTAAAACTTCTGGAGTGGCTCGTTGGAATTTTCTTGCTCTATGGAATGCTGAATTCAAGAAAGGTGGTAGTGATGCAAAAGCTGAAGAAGCACTAGTTAAAGTATTTAGGAATGTACCAATTTTGACTAAAGATGCTAGAGAAGCAACCGATGCCTTCTTTAAGCAAGGTCAAGGGGATGTATTAATTAACTATGAAAATGAGGTTGTTCTTGCTTCCCAAAAAGGACAGAAGGTCAGCTATGTTATTCCTGATGTGAATGTTTCAATTGATAATCCCATTGCGGTGGTGGACAAGAATGCTGCAAAGCATGGGACAAAAGAAGTCGCTGAAGCATTTGTCCAATTTTTATATACACCAGAAGCACAAATTGAGTTTGCTAAACTTGGGTTCCGTCCCGTTGAGCAGTCTGTAGCTCAAGAGAAGCAATTTGTCGATCTTTATCCCAAAGTTAAAGAACTCGCAACCGTGAAAGACTTTGGCGGCTGGGATGAAATCAATAAAAAGTTTTTTGCAGATGGTGCAGCCTTTGAC from Pseudanabaena sp. Chao 1811 encodes the following:
- a CDS encoding sulfate ABC transporter substrate-binding protein, with the protein product MFTHKYQQENKWKKWGRKFVSFFLVGTLISFTMAACTGIKSNANSQKDVELTLVSFAVTKQAHAAIIPKFVEKWQKEHNQKVVFNQSYGGSGSQTRAVIDGLEADIVHLALAADTAKIEKAGLIDKGWEQEFPNESIVSKSVAALVTREGNPKGIKDWADLGKDGVSLITADPKTSGVARWNFLALWNAEFKKGGSDAKAEEALVKVFRNVPILTKDAREATDAFFKQGQGDVLINYENEVVLASQKGQKVSYVIPDVNVSIDNPIAVVDKNAAKHGTKEVAEAFVQFLYTPEAQIEFAKLGFRPVEQSVAQEKQFVDLYPKVKELATVKDFGGWDEINKKFFADGAAFDKIQSKIKR